CATGGAGCCCTATCAATTACATCCCCAGGATATAAAAATACTGGAAAATAGAAGACTTAAAAGAATTGACAGATTACAGAAACAATTGAGTACCCTGAAGAACACGTCTTATAAATAAAAGATCGACCTTTTTTTGGTGGTTAGACTCCCCGTGAAAAAAACTGATAACAGACGTTTAAGAACCAACAGTTGATGCCTTTAGAGCTCGAAGAAAAAATTATACTCTTGTTTTTAGTAATAAAGTCCTTTTTTTGATCAAGAAGAATACTTAAGAAACAGAAACAAAATATTCCAGACAAAAAAATAGACCCTTGAACAATCACTGGTCTGATTTTTTATTGGTTTAAATTGAAAAAACAACAATAACTTTCAGAAAAACATTCATGATACTCGGGTATCACCAACAGCCATGAAAGTCACGGGCTCATAGTCCCAATAGGCATTTAGCCAAAACGGTATCTTAGTACCAATAAATATAAGACCTATGGCTGTCAGCGGATTACCCTTTATTCTTGATCGTGGCTGTGGACTGGATGTCCATAAAGACACAGTAGTTGCTACCATTAAAGGTAGTGATTTTGATACAGAGACAAAAACCTTCTTAACTTTTACGGATGACCTGTATGATTTAGTGCAATGGCTTCAATCCCATTCCATTACACAGGTTGCCATGGAGAGCACCGGTGTTTACTGGCGACCGGTTTACGCGGTTTTGGAAGATTACTTTCACATTTTGTTGGTCAATGCCCGCCACATCAAGAATGTTCCGGGGCAGAAGACCGATAAGAAGGATAGCGAATGGATCTCCAAACTGCTTCTTTCCGGTCTACTGAAGGGTAGCTTCATTCCAGCACAACATATCCGGGAGCTCAGGGAGCTCTACCGACATAGACGCAAGCTGATCGCGATGCGGACTGCAGAAAAGAACCGGTTGCAGAACATCCTTGAATCTGCCAACGTCAAACTGCGGAGCGTGGTCAGCGACGTATTCGGTGTAAGCGCCATGGAAATGGTCCGATCCATGGCTAAAGGTCAGAGCGATCCTTTGCTGTTGGCAAGCATGGCCAAGGGTTCACTGGTCAAGAAACACGCAGAACTGATTAAAGCACTTACTGGCAAGGTCACAGATCACCACCGCTTCATGTTGACCCTTATACTGCAATCCATCGATCATATCAATCTACAAATAGCACAATCAGAGGCTCAGATGGAACAGTACGCAAGGATCATGTATCGGGAGCTGGAACTACTGGAGACTATTCCGGGAGTGTCTTCCAAAGTAGCATTAGGAATCGTCTCAGAGATCGGTACGGACATGACCCAATTTGCAACACATCAGAACCTTTCCTCATGGGCTGGTGTTTGCCCGGGCAACAATGAGAGTGCAGGAAAAAAGTATTCCTCCAGAACAACACATGGAAATAAGTATCTCAAGACGACGCTCGTAGAGGCCGCATGGGTAGCCTCTAGATCCAAGGCCAATCCCTTACTTGCAGTCAAGCATCACCAGATCGCTGCCCGAAGAGGACATAAGAAGGCGACAATAGCCATTGCACATAAGATATTGACCGCTGCATACCATGTGCTGAGGGACATGGAACCCTATCAATTACATCCCCAGGATATAAAAATACTGGAAAATAGAAGACTTAAAAGAATTGACAGATTACAGAAACAATTGAGTACCCTGAAGAACACGTCTTATAAATAAAAGATCGACCTTTTTTTGGTGGTTAGACTCCCCGTGAAAAAAACTGATAACAGACGTTTAAGAACCAACAGTTGATGCCTTTAGAGCTCGAAGAAAAAATTATACTCTTGTTTTTAGTAATAAAGTCCTTTTTTTGATCAAGAAGAATACTTAAGAAACAGAAACAAAATATTCCAGACAAAAAAATAGACCCTTGAACAATCACTGGTCTGATTTTTTATTGGTTTAAATTGAAAAAACAACAATAACTTTCAGAATCGAGTAGGAAGATAGGGATTATTTCCCTATCTGTCCTCTCACACCACCCGGCATACGGATCCGTACCAAGGCGGTTTGTTAGAATAACGTCGTTTGATGCGTTGTTCTCCAGTAATAGTAGTCTGCAAATCCTTCGTAACCTAATTTAGTAAAGTATGAGTTTGTTAGCGTTGTTTGAACGATAGGACTTGTCCCTGTCCGAGTATAGGATTTACGGGTGTTCGCATGTTGGTAGGCAAGCCAGCGTTGGGCTCCCAGTTTCATTAAGTTCCGAATTCGATTACCTGCCGTCTTCCATTGTTTCCAAAGCAGAACACGCAAGCGTCTTCGCACTAGTTTATCTAGTGCTACCATCACCTTCTTATTCGTTGCTATACGAAAGTAATCCACCCAGCCGTGAATAATTTGCCGTAGTTTAGTCAGTCGCTCATGCATAGGAGTAACTGTATTACGTCGAGTATTTTGACGTAACTTCTCTCGGATTCGTTCGATACTCTTTGCAGAGATACGAATCTGCCAATCTCCTTGAGTTTTGAAGAAACTAAAGCCGAGTAAACTACTTTGGGAAGGTTTGCTTACCTTACTCTTTTCACGGTTCACTTTCAGCTTTAGTGTAGATTCGATGTAGCTGGTGATGTTGCGCATAATACGAGTGGCGGATTTATTGCTCTTCGTGTAGATACTACAGTCATCCGCATAGCGTACAAATCGATGTCCACGGGAACTGAGTTCCGTATCCAGTTCGTTCAGGATGATGTTTGACAAAAGTGGACTTAAAGGACTGCCCTGGGGTGTGCCCTTGGTTCGCTTTTGTTCAAGACCATGTTCCATAATCCCACAACGAAGGTATTTCCCGATCAGGGCTAGGACTCGACGATCCGTAATCTTCTTGCTCAAAAGGTGCATCAGTTTGTCGTGGTTCACTTGATCGAAGAATTGTTCCAAATCAAGTTCAACGCCCCACGTGTAGCCCAAGTTCAGATACTCTTGCGCTTTACTGACGGCCTGATGAGCATTACGATTCGCACGGAAGCCGTAGCTGTTATCGTGAAAATCACCCTCATACTTTAACCCAAGCCATTGGGAAATGCTTTGCTGAATAACTCGGTCGATGACCGTGGGGATACCCAGCATACGCTTGCCGCCACTTGCTTTGGGAATCTCTACTTTCCGAACAGCTTGTGGGAGGTAAGTGCCAGAGAGAATATCCGACCGAAGGGTTTTCCAATTCGTATTGAGGTAGTCACGAAGGTTATCGATCTGCATACCATCAATTCCGCTGGCACCTCCATTAGAGATGACACGATCAACTGCGTGTTTGACATTTCGGATGTGTAATATCTCTTCCAGCATAGTATTACTAAAAAAAATTCCTCAGGCATTGTGTCCATTGGTTGCACAACTAGGCTAAGCTCCTCTTACATTCTACTATCGGTTTCCGACCTACCCTCATGTAAGCAGTTCTCTTAAGTGGTTCGGCTTTTAGCGCTTCGTCATAAACTTCTTGGTTCCTTTGCCATTCTAACATTCAGACCTTCCCCCGTAGAAAATAGAGAAACAGGGTACTAGTCGAGTAGATAAGGACATTTCAGTCCAAACCTCTCACAGAACCGTGCGTAAAGATCTCCCTTTACACGGCTCTTATTATCCAACCGACAACTTTATCCCTATATACCAGTGTTCAAACAGATGCGGACTTCTTTCGGAAATCTCTGACATCCATTTTATGGCTCTGACTTTTCGGTTCCGTAGCCTTTTATATTTCCGCATAGCCCATCTTACCAGTAACCTGTTCATGTGCTGAAGTACTTTGTGTAGCTCTGTTTTGTAGAAAGCTCCGTAGTAATTGATCCATCCTCTGAGGACTGGATTTATATACCGGGACAACGTTTCTAAGTCACTGCCTCCTCTTCTGTGCAATTGCCATGTCCGCATCTTTTCTCGTATGGAAACTTTAGCTTTATTGCTGACTGCAGGAAGAAAACTGGTAAAGTTCAATCCCTGTTTGGTCTGAGCTTTTCGTCTTTTGAACGTATACCCTAGAAAGTCGAAGGCAATTATGGGATAGGATTTCTGTCGTTCTTTTCTGCCACAATACACGATCTTGGTTTTCTCTGGATGCAGTTCAAGTCCACAGGCTTTTAGTCTGTGTTCTAATGCTTTCTTCAGTTCCACTGTTTGTATTTCTGTTTTACAGTGTATCACACTATCATCAGCATATCGTTCAAACGGACAGTCCGGATAGTTAATTCGTAACCATTCATCCATACAGTAGTGTAAAAAGAGGTTAGCGAGCAGCGGACTGATAACTGCTCCTTGCGGCGTCCCTTTTGATCTCTCTGTAAGAATCCCATTGGATTGCTGTACCGGTGTTTTAAGCCACCTTTCAATATACAGCAAGATCCATGGGCAATCTGTGTGCTTACGAACTGCTCTCATAAGCAGCTCGTGTGGTATGTTGTCGAAGAAACCTTTGATATCAAGATCCAGAACCCAATCATACTTCCAACATCGCTCTCTAGCTGTTCCCACCGCCTCCTTTGCACTTTTGTTGGGGCGATAGCCATAAGAGTCCTTATGAAATATCTTATCCAACTTTGGTTCCAGAAACAGTGTGACCACCGTTTGAGCAATGCGATCTGTTATCGTGGGTACTCCAAGTGGACGTGTCCCCCCTCCTTTCTTGGGAATTTCTACTAGTAGAACTGGCATGGGCATATAGCTGCCAGAACTCATCCGATTCCATAGTCGATAGAGGTGTTTCCAGCTATCTGCTTTGAAATCCTCTAAGCTCATGCCATCTACTCCAGCACTACCACGGTTTTGTTGTACCCGCTGGTAGGCTTCCAGTACTATGGACTGAGAAATAATAAATGGTTTTGTCTTAATCATTCCTGTACCTCCTATGGTTTGTACCATAGTTTTCTTTGTGATAAGAACTGGATAATACACCCCCTTCGCTCCATCTCCATTACAGAGACTTCATCACTACTACGAGATGTTCCGCCCGTG
The DNA window shown above is from Sphingobacterium hotanense and carries:
- a CDS encoding IS110 family RNA-guided transposase, translated to MAVSGLPFILDRGCGLDVHKDTVVATIKGSDFDTETKTFLTFTDDLYDLVQWLQSHSITQVAMESTGVYWRPVYAVLEDYFHILLVNARHIKNVPGQKTDKKDSEWISKLLLSGLLKGSFIPAQHIRELRELYRHRRKLIAMRTAEKNRLQNILESANVKLRSVVSDVFGVSAMEMVRSMAKGQSDPLLLASMAKGSLVKKHAELIKALTGKVTDHHRFMLTLILQSIDHINLQIAQSEAQMEQYARIMYRELELLETIPGVSSKVALGIVSEIGTDMTQFATHQNLSSWAGVCPGNNESAGKKYSSRTTHGNKYLKTTLVEAAWVASRSKANPLLAVKHHQIAARRGHKKATIAIAHKILTAAYHVLRDMEPYQLHPQDIKILENRRLKRIDRLQKQLSTLKNTSYK
- the ltrA gene encoding group II intron reverse transcriptase/maturase, with the translated sequence MLEEILHIRNVKHAVDRVISNGGASGIDGMQIDNLRDYLNTNWKTLRSDILSGTYLPQAVRKVEIPKASGGKRMLGIPTVIDRVIQQSISQWLGLKYEGDFHDNSYGFRANRNAHQAVSKAQEYLNLGYTWGVELDLEQFFDQVNHDKLMHLLSKKITDRRVLALIGKYLRCGIMEHGLEQKRTKGTPQGSPLSPLLSNIILNELDTELSSRGHRFVRYADDCSIYTKSNKSATRIMRNITSYIESTLKLKVNREKSKVSKPSQSSLLGFSFFKTQGDWQIRISAKSIERIREKLRQNTRRNTVTPMHERLTKLRQIIHGWVDYFRIATNKKVMVALDKLVRRRLRVLLWKQWKTAGNRIRNLMKLGAQRWLAYQHANTRKSYTRTGTSPIVQTTLTNSYFTKLGYEGFADYYYWRTTHQTTLF
- the ltrA gene encoding group II intron reverse transcriptase/maturase codes for the protein MVQTIGGTGMIKTKPFIISQSIVLEAYQRVQQNRGSAGVDGMSLEDFKADSWKHLYRLWNRMSSGSYMPMPVLLVEIPKKGGGTRPLGVPTITDRIAQTVVTLFLEPKLDKIFHKDSYGYRPNKSAKEAVGTARERCWKYDWVLDLDIKGFFDNIPHELLMRAVRKHTDCPWILLYIERWLKTPVQQSNGILTERSKGTPQGAVISPLLANLFLHYCMDEWLRINYPDCPFERYADDSVIHCKTEIQTVELKKALEHRLKACGLELHPEKTKIVYCGRKERQKSYPIIAFDFLGYTFKRRKAQTKQGLNFTSFLPAVSNKAKVSIREKMRTWQLHRRGGSDLETLSRYINPVLRGWINYYGAFYKTELHKVLQHMNRLLVRWAMRKYKRLRNRKVRAIKWMSEISERSPHLFEHWYIGIKLSVG